One Candidatus Melainabacteria bacterium DNA segment encodes these proteins:
- a CDS encoding response regulator transcription factor, with protein MYKVVSLTSERSLLGIVIADDQERERVWLRELLSKNLESLSPFYEAADGQRALELVREHKPPLVFLDIEMPVLSGIKSAEQILKEMPQTGVIILSNHSDEIFVRKLWKLVPPDGAFGYVLKDSTDQQVIDATKAVLSGDCWIHPRIQRIIRRTESGATGLTEAEFEVLICIALGFTDKATAKRLYITEKAVQARLKCLYTKFGISSKGASDEDEYNHRCRALNIAFRRGLINRAELTDWEDQAW; from the coding sequence ATGTATAAGGTTGTCTCGCTAACTTCGGAGCGTTCTCTATTGGGCATTGTAATAGCCGACGATCAGGAGCGGGAGCGTGTCTGGCTGAGAGAGTTGCTCTCGAAAAACCTTGAATCGCTTTCACCATTTTATGAGGCGGCTGATGGTCAACGCGCGCTTGAGCTTGTTCGAGAGCATAAGCCACCGCTTGTTTTTCTCGATATCGAGATGCCGGTGCTTTCTGGAATCAAATCGGCCGAACAGATATTGAAGGAAATGCCTCAGACGGGCGTAATAATCTTATCCAATCATTCTGATGAAATATTCGTGCGCAAGCTATGGAAGCTTGTTCCTCCGGATGGCGCATTTGGATATGTTTTGAAGGATTCCACAGATCAGCAAGTCATTGACGCTACTAAGGCCGTTCTGAGTGGTGACTGCTGGATTCATCCGCGCATTCAGAGAATTATTCGCCGCACCGAAAGTGGTGCTACTGGATTGACCGAAGCTGAATTTGAGGTGCTGATTTGTATCGCACTCGGGTTTACTGATAAAGCTACCGCGAAGCGTTTGTATATCACTGAGAAGGCAGTCCAAGCTCGTCTTAAATGTTTGTACACAAAGTTCGGTATTTCCAGTAAAGGAGCTTCAGACGAAGATGAATACAATCATCGCTGTCGTGCTCTAAACATAGCCTTTCGGCGCGGTCTGATAAACCGTGCTGAACTAACTGATTGGGAAGATCAAGCCTGGTAG